In one Hypomesus transpacificus isolate Combined female chromosome 18, fHypTra1, whole genome shotgun sequence genomic region, the following are encoded:
- the tesk1b gene encoding dual specificity testis-specific protein kinase 1, with amino-acid sequence MERVEPNQEALEPPIHSAHGPNRIRPSSYRALRSAVSSLARIDDFICEKIGSGFFSEVFKVQHRSTGQVMALKMNIMASNRANMLREVQLMNRLRHPNILRFVGVCVHEGQLHALTEYINGGNLEQLLASEDYLSWASREALALDISRGLQYLHSKGIFHRDLTSKNCLVRWEGAAWSAVVGDFGLAEKIPEYCEGTNQEPLAVVGSPYWMAPEMLRGELYNEKVDVFSYGIVLCEVIARIQADPDVLPRTEDFGLDVEAFQHMVGDCPAAFLDLAVTCCNMSASRRPPFSEIVAELEQRETDTQKDQPAMKVSVSPELDLARRRSLRAPSSDPRLSRSKSDMLPPATLLTLAPPARVNPFSQREDLKGGKIKLFDTPSKSVISLTFTLPQPPSPDTCHPTEPRGDGGTPPRGRHRRCHSLPCTPPPDITTPQEFILPSGDVPEGEERDGWRAEDGENEELSLGGLEEEEEEEEEGKRESVDLPANESGLPLNLELLCLEQTEEEEEEEESAVEPMDCTSSPDKLDGRPSLSSPSPCSSPSPSPSPSLYTNGWAISPVSNGPPSLPPLPILDNNNTPVVMSRPLAWGAPSSNGYRSPSEGGDPPGAPSPFGSSSGHSLDQQDEVISCPGCCLAGFRFPSVCLRAPPRRNPYKNLNGDAASARGLLYKGGPKGGLSPSSPEASRVLPGAQT; translated from the exons ATGGAGCGGGTCGAGCCGAACCAGGAGGCATTGGAGCCCCCTATTCACAGCGCCCATGGTCCGAACCGGATCAGACCCTCGTCCTACCGGGCGCTACGCAGTGCCGTGTCCAGTCTGGCCCGCATCGACGACTTCATATGCGAGAAGATTGGTTCAGGGTTCTTCTCAGAAGTGTTCAAG gtgcAGCACAGGAGCACGGGGCAGGTGATGGCCCTGAAGATGAACATCATGGCCAGCAACAGAGCCAACATGCTGAGGGAGGTGCAGCTCATGAACCGCCTCCGACATCCCAACATCCTcag gtttgttggagtgtgtgttcacGAGGGGCAGCTCCACGCGCTCACAGAG TACATCAACGGGGGGAACCTGGAGCAGCTGCTGGCCAGTGAGGACTACCTGTCCTGGGCCTCCAGGGAAGCCCTGGCCCTGGACATCTCCAGGGGCCTCCAATACCTCCACAGCAAGGGCATCTTCCACAGGGACCTCACCTCCAAG AACTGCCTGGTGCGCTGGGAGGGCGCTGCGTGGTCGGCCGTGGTGGGGGACTTTGGTCTGGCCGAGAAGATCCCAGAGTACTG TGAGGGGACCAATCAGGAGCCTCTGGCTGTTGTGGGCTCTCCCTATTGGATGGCCCCGGAAATGCTGAGAGGAGAGCTCTACAATGAGAAG gtGGATGTGTTCTCATATGGCATCGTCCTGTGTGAGGTCATCGCCAGGATCCAGGCTGACCCTGATGTCCTCCCTCGCACAGAg GACTTTGGTCTGGACGTGGAGGCCTTCCAGCACATGGTGGGAGACTGTCCGGCAGCCTTCCTGGACCTGGCCGTCACCTGCTGCAAT atgagTGCAAGCCGTCGCCCGCCGTTCTCAGAGATCGTGGCagagctggagcagagagagacagacactcaGAAAGACCAACCAGCAATGAAGG tgtcCGTGTCTCCTGAGCTTGACTTGGCGAGGAGGCGGTCCCTCCGCGCCCCCTCCTCCGACCCGCGGCTCTCCCGCAGCAAATCAGACATGCTGCCCCCGGCCACGCTCCTGACGCTGGCCCCGCCCGCCCGCGTCAACCCCTTCTCCCAGAGGGAGGACCTGAAGGGGGGCAAGATCAAGCTGTTTGACACGCCCAGCAAGTCCGTCATCTCTCTCACCTtcaccctgccccagccccccagcccggACACCTGCCACCCCACAGAACCCCGCGGAGACGGGGGGACGCCCCCCCGTGGACGACACCGGCGCTGCCATTCGCTgccctgcaccccccctccTGACATCACCACCCCCCAAGAGTTCATCCTGCCCTCGGGAGACGTCCccgagggtgaggagagggatgggtggagggcGGAGGATGGAGAGAACGAGGAGCTTAGTCTGGGAGgcttggaggaagaggaggaggaagaggaggaggggaagagagagagtgttgacCTCCCAGCCAACGAATCAGGTCTTCCCCTCAATCTCGAACTGCTGTGTCTGGAAcaaacggaggaggaggaggaggaagaggagagcgcAGTGGAGCCGATGGACTGCACCAGCTCCCCGGACAAACTGGACGGccgtccctctctttcctccccctcgccctgctcctctccctccccctccccgtccccctccctctacacCAACGGCTGGGCCATCAGTCCTGTCTCCAACGGCCCCCCCtcgctgccccccctccccatcctggaCAACAACAACACCCCGGTGGTGATGAGCCGCCCCCTGGCCTGGGGGGCGCCCAGCAGTAACGGATACCGCTCCCCGTCCGAGGGGGGGGACCCCCCCGGGGCCCCCTCGCCCTTCGGCTCCAGCTCGGGCCACTCCCTGGACCAGCAGGACGAGGTCATTTCCTGTCCGGGCTGCTGCCTGGCGGGCTTTCGTTTCCCCTCGGTGTGTCTGCGTGCCCCCCCGCGACGGAACCCCTACAAGAACTTGAACGGGGACGCGGCGTCCGCCAGGGGCCTGCTCTACAAGGGGGGCCCCAAGGGGGGGCTCTCGCCCTCCTCCCCGGAGGCTAGCCGGGTTCTTCCTGGGGCACAGACATAG
- the si:dkeyp-75h12.7 gene encoding uncharacterized protein si:dkeyp-75h12.7 isoform X2, translated as MQKANVCVCSSEPWLNVTGCVRVSSPHCDLTRAFLDLNLYHLLRLGLHVGPQDLVWTEPRSLDHEDFTFSPPSVSVSLDKAVLVVEVQFPCSASRRCSLRSCCPVSEFIDPWTTITVYNQLNLSQYQRRTVWTLDVVAREEFSDLAPGQVFCVVANFSLQPRSFTPASSPPSPPQCVPTAPRPGSQQPVLVWMGVSCALLFPSLLLLLLFLRRTRTPNTTEELPKALVPSDMSLYKPVSTDAVHLSDIHLEVLEDHMSVLSSPAYVSTDTQEQASSTSSAPFPSEPEWG; from the exons ATGCAAAaagctaatgtgtgtgtgtgctccagtgaGCCATGGCTGAatgtgacagggtgtgtgcgtgtgtcctccCCACACTGTGACCTGACCCGGGCCTTCCTGGACCTGAACCTGTACCACCTGCTCCGCCTGGGGCTGCATGTGGGCCCACAGGACCTGGTGTGGACAGAACCACGCAGCCTGGACCACGAGGACTTCA CCTTcagccctccctctgtctccgtcTCCCTGGACAAGGCTGTGCTGGTTGTGGAGGTGCAGTTCCCATGTTCAGCCAGCAGGAGGTGCTCTCTAAGGAGCTGCTGTCCTGTGTCAGAGTTCATCGACCCCTGGACCACCATCACCGTCTACAACCAGCTCAACCTCTCCCAATACCAG AGGCGGACTGTGTGGACCCTGGACGTGGTGGCCAGGGAGGAGTTCTCAGATCTGGCTCCAGGACAAGTCTTCTGCGTTGTGGCCAacttctccctccaaccccgCTCCTTCACCCCAgcatcctcacccccctcacccccccagtGTGTCCCCACAGCCCCCAGACCAG GTTCTCAGCAGCCTGTGTTGGTGTGGATGGGGGTGAGTTgtgccctcctcttcccctccctccttctcctcctcctctttctgagACGGACTCGGACACCAAACACGACGGAAGAGCTCCCCAAGGCGCTGGTACCCTCTGat ATGTCCCTCTATAAGCCTGTGTCCACTGACGCCGTCCACCTCAGTGACATCCACCTGGAGGTTCTAGAAGATCACATGTCCGTCCTTTCCTCCCCCGCCTACGTCAGCACAGACACCCAGGAGCAGGCCTCGAGCACATCCTCAGCCCCCTTTCCTAGTGAGCCCGAGTGGGGCTGA
- the si:dkeyp-75h12.7 gene encoding uncharacterized protein si:dkeyp-75h12.7 isoform X1, whose protein sequence is MGTTGATTILQLSVLSGVFVDAAFFLTGSHSSKCDSTVDSLDLSYLLWWSCSLDNLNTTYTVQTKQQGEPWLNVTGCVRVSSPHCDLTRAFLDLNLYHLLRLGLHVGPQDLVWTEPRSLDHEDFTFSPPSVSVSLDKAVLVVEVQFPCSASRRCSLRSCCPVSEFIDPWTTITVYNQLNLSQYQRRTVWTLDVVAREEFSDLAPGQVFCVVANFSLQPRSFTPASSPPSPPQCVPTAPRPGSQQPVLVWMGVSCALLFPSLLLLLLFLRRTRTPNTTEELPKALMSLYKPVSTDAVHLSDIHLEVLEDHMSVLSSPAYVSTDTQEQASSTSSAPFPSEPEWG, encoded by the exons ATGGGGACCACAGGCGCGACAACAATCCTCCAGTTGAGTGTGTTATCGGGAGTCTTTGTGGATGCCGCTTTCTtcctcacag GGTCGCACAGTTCCAAGTGTGACAGCACAGTGGATTCCCTGGACTTAAGCTACCTCCTGTGGTGGAGCTGTTCCCTTGACAACCTAAACACCACCTACACCGTCCAGACCAAACAGCAGGG tgaGCCATGGCTGAatgtgacagggtgtgtgcgtgtgtcctccCCACACTGTGACCTGACCCGGGCCTTCCTGGACCTGAACCTGTACCACCTGCTCCGCCTGGGGCTGCATGTGGGCCCACAGGACCTGGTGTGGACAGAACCACGCAGCCTGGACCACGAGGACTTCA CCTTcagccctccctctgtctccgtcTCCCTGGACAAGGCTGTGCTGGTTGTGGAGGTGCAGTTCCCATGTTCAGCCAGCAGGAGGTGCTCTCTAAGGAGCTGCTGTCCTGTGTCAGAGTTCATCGACCCCTGGACCACCATCACCGTCTACAACCAGCTCAACCTCTCCCAATACCAG AGGCGGACTGTGTGGACCCTGGACGTGGTGGCCAGGGAGGAGTTCTCAGATCTGGCTCCAGGACAAGTCTTCTGCGTTGTGGCCAacttctccctccaaccccgCTCCTTCACCCCAgcatcctcacccccctcacccccccagtGTGTCCCCACAGCCCCCAGACCAG GTTCTCAGCAGCCTGTGTTGGTGTGGATGGGGGTGAGTTgtgccctcctcttcccctccctccttctcctcctcctctttctgagACGGACTCGGACACCAAACACGACGGAAGAGCTCCCCAAGGCGCTG ATGTCCCTCTATAAGCCTGTGTCCACTGACGCCGTCCACCTCAGTGACATCCACCTGGAGGTTCTAGAAGATCACATGTCCGTCCTTTCCTCCCCCGCCTACGTCAGCACAGACACCCAGGAGCAGGCCTCGAGCACATCCTCAGCCCCCTTTCCTAGTGAGCCCGAGTGGGGCTGA